tgtgcgtgtgtgtgcatgtgtgtgcatatgtgtgtgtgtgtgtgtgtgcatgtgtgtgcatatgtgtgtgtgtgcgtgggtgcatgtgtgtgcatacatgtgtgtgtgtgtatgtgtgtgcatacgtgtgtgtgtgtgtgcatgtgtgtgcatgtgtgtgtgtgtgcatgtgtgtgcatatgtgtgtgtgtgtgtgcgtgtctgcatacctgtgtgtgtgtgtgcatgtgtgtgtgtgtgtgcatgtgtgtgtgtgtgtgtgtgtgtgtgcagaccgTGTGCTTGTATATTTTATGTGCAATTTAGAATTGGTATGTATTCataattttaatattcattagTGCAGAGAGCAGATTACAAACGTGCTTCTGCTCGGCTCTACAGACCCAACAGAGGAGATGACGTCAGTGTGAGGAGGCGTCCACAGGAAGTAGAAGTCAGTGTGAGGAGGCGACCACAGGAAGTAGGCGTCAGTGTGAGGAGGCGACCACAGGAAGTAGACGTTCATGTAGAAGCAGCACGTCGGAGACGTTGCCAGTTGAGAGCGTGAAACCAGGAGAGAAACAAGATGGCTGAACTCAGACGGATTGTAACGTCTTCAttcctgatgctgcaggtgtTGAGCTCTACAGGTGAGCCTGCAGGTTCTGTTTGGACCTTCAGGATGACGAAGAACTCTGGAAAACAGAGAATGACTCACATTTGATAACTTATTAACATTATCACAACCCTACGTATTAATTATACAgtcatatgttttatatttatcaaCAGCAGCATCTGTGAAATATTCCTTCTTCACCGTCAGAGCTGGAGATGAAGTCACTTTGCTTTGTGGGAACGTGACACCTGATCAGGATGAGTTTAACAGGATTACTTGGCTCTTCACTGGTTCAAGAAAGGCAGAAATACTGTTTGAATATGGGAAGATTCATAAAGAAGCATATAAGCAATATAAATCAGACAGACTGAGTGTTTCAGAGAAATGTTCTCTGGTCATAAAGAAGGTCTCAGATGAAGATGGAGGTCGTTACATCTGCAGAGAGTTCAGAACAGGAACACAAGAATATCAAGATGCTGTGGTTCATCTCTCTGTCGTCACCAGTGAGTATTCACATCATAATGTTTTCAAACTGTCTCCTTAGATCAATATCCtgcaacattataataataatctcaacGTCTCCGTCTTCACCAGTGACTGAGCAGAAGAACCCTGATGAGGTCACGTTTATCTGCTCTGTGGTGTCATACAGTGACATATGTATACACAGAGTGAAGTGGATGAATGAGGGCAAAGAGAacgatgtggtgacatcacAGCGTCCATGTTCAGCCTGGTTGACGATTAAGAAATCTCACGTTGATCAGAAGTCTTATGAGTTATTGAAATGTGAAGTGACTGATGGTTACAGTGGAAGAGTGCATCAGTTCCCCTTCCTTCGTCCTCCGTCCTCAGGTGAGAACATGAAGAGCTGTTTAAAATCTCTTGTGGATGATTAACCAAAGAAGTGGTTCATGTTGGAG
The nucleotide sequence above comes from Cyclopterus lumpus isolate fCycLum1 chromosome 24, fCycLum1.pri, whole genome shotgun sequence. Encoded proteins:
- the LOC117727791 gene encoding uncharacterized protein LOC117727791 isoform X2; translated protein: MAELRRIVTSSFLMLQVLSSTASVKYSFFTVRAGDEVTLLCGNVTPDQDEFNRITWLFTGSRKAEILFEYGKIHKEAYKQYKSDRLSVSEKCSLVIKKVSDEDGGRYICREFRTGTQEYQDAVVHLSVVTMTEQKNPDEVTFICSVVSYSDICIHRVKWMNEGKENDVVTSQRPCSAWLTIKKSHVDQKSYELLKCEVTDGYSGRVHQFPFLRPPSSDDAEAKTTTKSTTTTTLSAATTTNKPEVTNNKTSENGSNGEYGGWRRSLVFGSVAAASLLIIVVSVLMCKRTKGKKTKTDGDVADSGEGVSYASVSYTKNTGGGAQAGSRRDDDEDDEGHSVTYSTVKPRFSSAAASVDPGDLYASVYKPNKCRVTD
- the LOC117727791 gene encoding uncharacterized protein LOC117727791 isoform X3; protein product: MAELRRIVTSSFLMLQVLSSTAASVKYSFFTVRAGDEVTLLCGNVTPDQDEFNRITWLFTGSRKAEILFEYGKIHKEAYKQYKSDRLSVSEKCSLVIKKVSDEDGGRYICREFRTGTQEYQDAVVHLSVVTMTEQKNPDEVTFICSVVSYSDICIHRVKWMNEGKENDVVTSQRPCSAWLTIKKSHVDQKSYELLKCEVTDGYSGRVHQFPFLRPPSSAATTTNKPEVTNNKTSENGSNGEYGGWRRSLVFGSVAAASLLIIVVSVLMCKRTKGKKTKTDGDVADSGEGVSYASVSYTKNTGGGAQAGSRRDDDEDDEGHSVTYSTVKPRFSSAAASVDPGDLYASVYKPNKCRVTD
- the LOC117727791 gene encoding uncharacterized protein LOC117727791 isoform X1, with translation MAELRRIVTSSFLMLQVLSSTAASVKYSFFTVRAGDEVTLLCGNVTPDQDEFNRITWLFTGSRKAEILFEYGKIHKEAYKQYKSDRLSVSEKCSLVIKKVSDEDGGRYICREFRTGTQEYQDAVVHLSVVTMTEQKNPDEVTFICSVVSYSDICIHRVKWMNEGKENDVVTSQRPCSAWLTIKKSHVDQKSYELLKCEVTDGYSGRVHQFPFLRPPSSDDAEAKTTTKSTTTTTLSAATTTNKPEVTNNKTSENGSNGEYGGWRRSLVFGSVAAASLLIIVVSVLMCKRTKGKKTKTDGDVADSGEGVSYASVSYTKNTGGGAQAGSRRDDDEDDEGHSVTYSTVKPRFSSAAASVDPGDLYASVYKPNKCRVTD